A single window of Flavobacterium sp. 140616W15 DNA harbors:
- a CDS encoding Fur family transcriptional regulator — MTEFDKAFSLTDLEIELETVNKSTIFRTLTLFHENLLIHTIDDGSGSMKYSICMESCMCTLGELHVHFNCNHCHNTYCLESISIPPIQLPEKFLLESVNFVMKGICKKCSKSF; from the coding sequence ATGACTGAATTTGATAAAGCGTTTAGTTTAACTGATCTTGAAATTGAACTAGAAACCGTAAATAAATCGACCATTTTTAGAACTTTGACTTTGTTTCATGAAAATTTGCTTATCCATACTATTGACGATGGATCTGGTTCTATGAAATATTCAATTTGCATGGAATCCTGTATGTGTACGCTTGGAGAGTTACATGTTCATTTTAACTGCAACCATTGTCATAATACCTATTGTCTTGAGAGCATTTCGATTCCACCAATTCAACTTCCTGAAAAATTCTTATTAGAAAGTGTCAATTTTGTAATGAAAGGAATTTGTAAAAAATGTTCTAAGTCATTTTAG
- a CDS encoding AraC family transcriptional regulator: MNTLFVKNMVCNRCIMVVQDELEKLGLDFTNIKLGEVTLTKELTSDERSALESVLVPLGFELIDDKKSRIIEKIKNIIIDLVHHQDNDSKNNLSDILSEKLNHDYNYLSNLFSEVEGTTIEKYFIAQKVEKIKELLVYDELTLSEIADRLNYSSVAYLSNQFKKVTGLTPSHFKQIREDKRKPLDKV, from the coding sequence ATGAATACATTATTCGTTAAAAACATGGTCTGTAACCGCTGCATAATGGTAGTTCAAGATGAACTTGAAAAGCTTGGTTTGGACTTTACAAATATTAAGTTGGGAGAAGTTACCCTTACAAAGGAACTAACCTCTGACGAAAGAAGTGCACTAGAAAGTGTACTAGTCCCTTTGGGGTTCGAACTTATTGATGATAAAAAGAGTAGAATTATCGAAAAGATAAAAAACATTATTATAGATTTGGTACATCATCAGGATAATGATTCGAAAAATAATCTATCTGATATATTGAGTGAAAAACTTAACCATGACTACAATTATCTTTCTAATCTGTTTTCGGAAGTAGAAGGTACAACAATAGAAAAATATTTTATTGCTCAAAAAGTCGAAAAGATAAAGGAGCTTTTAGTTTATGATGAACTAACTTTAAGTGAAATAGCAGATCGGTTGAACTATTCGAGTGTTGCCTATCTTAGTAATCAGTTTAAAAAAGTTACAGGATTAACTCCTAGCCATTTCAAACAAATTCGTGAAGATAAAAGAAAGCCATTAGATAAGGTATAA